The window GCGAGAACATCGGGACTTTTATCGGGAGTGAGGTCGAATGCGCGAACTATTGGAATCAGCCGAACTCAACATGATGAAAACGATTGAAGTGCTCGATAGGGAATTTGCCTCCTTGCGGGCCGGACGGGCCACGCCGGCCCTGTTGGACCGGATCACGGTTGACTATTACGGTTCGACGATACCCATAAACCAACTGGCGACGGTTTCGGTACCGGAGGCGCGTCTGCTGGTGATCCAGCCCTGGGACAAAAGCGCCATCGGCGAGATTGAGCGGGCGATTCTAAAATCGGATCTGGGGATCACTCCTTCCTCCGACGGGAACATTATCCGTCTGGCTGTGCCCCAGCTGACCGAGGAGCGGCGCCGGGACCTGGTGAAGTTTTTGAAAAAGCGGGGCGAAGAGGCCAAAGTAGCCGTTCGGAACATCCGCCGGGACGTCATTGAACGTTTGAAAGCGCTGCAAAAAGAAGGCGGGGGATTCTCCGAAGACGACCTGCGCCGGGAGCAGGACGAAGCCCAGAAGTTGACCGACCGGTATGTCAAGGAAATCGACCGGATTGTGGCGGCCAAAGAGAAAGAGGTCATGGAGATCTGATCATGTCGGCATGCCCGGATTTACTTGGTTTTGAGCTGGACGAGGCCCTCGCCCGACTGTCCGGGGAAGGGTGGCGGACGACGGTAAAGCTGACCTCTCCTCCCGGGACCGTACCGCCGGGACCCCGCAGAGTGGTCCGCATGGTTGTAACCGGTGAGCAGGAAGTCGAGATTGTGGCGGCACACCAGGGTTGGGAGGAGAACCACTCGCCGGGTGCGTTTCCGAATTCAAAAGCAACGCCCCCCCTAGAATTTCGGGGGGTTTTCTCATAGGAGGTAGCCAAGCGTGGGGCGGGACGGATCAGCCGATGAAAAGACCCTGGTGCAGATGCTGGACCGGGAGCGGGTACCGGCGCACGTGGCCGTAATCATGGACGGCAACGGCCGGTGGGCCCAGAAGCGTGGGCTTCCCAGAGCCGCGGGTCACCGGGCCGGGGCGGAGGCTCTGAGGGAGGTAGTCCGGTTTTCCGCTGAGCTTGGAGTGCGCTTTCTCACGGCGTATACCTTTTCCACAGAGAACTGGAAACGACCGCGCGCCGAAGTTGACGGCCTTATGTCCCTGCTTGTGGAGTACGTTTATAAGGAACTCGAAGAAATGCACAGCCAGGGTGTCTGCCTGCGGACGATCGGCCGCCCGGAGGAGTTGCCGCCGGACGCCAGAGAGGCCCTAGCGGAAGCCGTGGCACGAACGCGCGACAACTCGCGGATTGTGGTGAATCTGGCCCTGAATTACGGGGGCCGCCGGGAACTGGTGGACGCGGTCCGCAGGCTGGGTGTGGAAATTCGGTCCGGGCGGCTTAATCCCGGGGACATTGACGAGGAAACCGTCCAGTCTGCCCTGTATACGGCCGGGATTCCCGACCCCGACCTGCTGATCCGGCCGGCCGGCGAGTTTCGGATCAGCAACTTCATGCTCTGGCAACTGGCATACACCGAGTTCTGGGTAACGCCGGTACTCTGGCCCGACTTCGGGCGGATACACCTGGCCCAGGCATTGCTGGAGTTCCAGCGCCGTGACCGGCGTTACGGGGGCCTGAACATCTGATGGCGGCCAGAGTTCTTACCGCCCTGTTCGGCGCACCTCTTTTGCTGCTGGCGGCCTGGTTGGGCGGTTTCTACCTGGCTGCGGCCGTG is drawn from Candidatus Desulforudis audaxviator MP104C and contains these coding sequences:
- the frr gene encoding ribosome recycling factor — encoded protein: MRELLESAELNMMKTIEVLDREFASLRAGRATPALLDRITVDYYGSTIPINQLATVSVPEARLLVIQPWDKSAIGEIERAILKSDLGITPSSDGNIIRLAVPQLTEERRRDLVKFLKKRGEEAKVAVRNIRRDVIERLKALQKEGGGFSEDDLRREQDEAQKLTDRYVKEIDRIVAAKEKEVMEI
- a CDS encoding isoprenyl transferase; this encodes MGRDGSADEKTLVQMLDRERVPAHVAVIMDGNGRWAQKRGLPRAAGHRAGAEALREVVRFSAELGVRFLTAYTFSTENWKRPRAEVDGLMSLLVEYVYKELEEMHSQGVCLRTIGRPEELPPDAREALAEAVARTRDNSRIVVNLALNYGGRRELVDAVRRLGVEIRSGRLNPGDIDEETVQSALYTAGIPDPDLLIRPAGEFRISNFMLWQLAYTEFWVTPVLWPDFGRIHLAQALLEFQRRDRRYGGLNI